Proteins encoded within one genomic window of Polaribacter sp. NJDZ03:
- a CDS encoding GNAT family N-acetyltransferase encodes MKIYKLETVNDNILEAFRKLIPQLSTSCILPSQKDLEDIVGSDNTVLFIAEENSNILGTLTLVFNKIPTGNKVWIEDVVVDNAARGKGVGEKLTQLAIEYTSNKGIKNINLTSSPDRVAANKLYQKLGFIKRETNVYRLTIE; translated from the coding sequence ATGAAAATTTATAAGTTAGAAACAGTTAATGATAATATTTTAGAAGCATTTAGAAAGTTAATACCACAACTTAGCACTAGTTGTATATTACCTAGCCAAAAAGATTTGGAAGATATTGTTGGCTCTGATAATACGGTACTTTTTATAGCCGAAGAAAATAGTAATATATTAGGTACGCTAACTCTTGTTTTTAATAAGATACCTACCGGTAATAAAGTTTGGATAGAAGATGTAGTGGTTGATAATGCTGCAAGAGGTAAGGGAGTTGGAGAAAAATTAACTCAATTAGCTATAGAATATACATCTAATAAAGGTATTAAAAACATCAATTTAACATCGAGTCCAGATAGAGTTGCAGCTAATAAATTATATCAAAAACTAGGTTTTATCAAAAGAGAAACAAATGTTTATAGACTAACAATTGAATAG
- a CDS encoding PQQ-binding-like beta-propeller repeat protein produces MNQILKKSLLIAVTLLVSFNCSSNKPNTMKDDKAIVSIETVLTILKVRTAINKGSSYIVANSYEGTLLGVSFDGKILWKNALSGFMNHDVWVRDLDNDGKDEILAANADGNIYCLNAEGKLLWSFKKNDAPMFAVTAIKKDNKMYVVAGGFDKKIYYLDAKGKEVKEIETSTFSIEKSYKKVGQKRAPNNVSMTNFIRVVENKDQTETLVVLGTNNHMQNVGTLYFFNPLENLPFKKKPIQQDKSVKGKLRIRPIGDLKIVDYDNDGEKEILLGASAHVNDLLVTLYSIKEDTFTFHKLDKISFGYDIAHSEVIKQNGKDILLSRAGSQIHLYEKGNYKTSVERLVSTYAYNDLWKDPTTNNIILASSQSGGSQIHIINTENKNWKKEFKNLHPQGKIASILENTKIIRNNLDQFQKPDYQEKSQPVYFMTEKVPDNLVGLKNEISKNYDSPVFLNSLHMREVENWDRSQVTNEKYKNSRDRRKKYTLTSDEALTQITNQFNGEPGIAYWAGHGNDPYMFHINTTKKVVDMANGKKTVLIYPEMEDHSDNLNFLVDDLVYPLAKYVQGKNANIFLRSKHVSWLGSNYNKPWSRLMSGEFADVFVPSMEETTDKSMELSLAGRTGMWASGAVNSWGTRSVPDNASFDRSRQLGYQRLPNHFLRMLIFHTSYGAQYINNFAVDQDYLSVYWELIAKGALYVPKRNEILSFSPVHVSMKEPDHHYIDEGSNVKWSIFYDEEFEKNNPYAISRLSGSWPGAAVTEWDFSRYAAGVKERRLNFLAPYENGLVLITPPQKGVFAQKNVVRKSLSENLHPFYKNILKEYITDGHNYYSADGSQTYKADEYYKIIEKEIKESAKKLPVTVSGDVAWVVAQTSPKHLRLTILDNGYINPEESSAIVSFNDIKIKKITDILSEEAFKVENSSLKINIPLGAFRFIDIELEKAF; encoded by the coding sequence ATGAATCAAATTCTTAAAAAGTCTTTACTAATTGCAGTTACGTTATTAGTGAGTTTTAACTGTTCATCTAATAAGCCAAATACGATGAAGGATGATAAAGCAATCGTTAGTATAGAAACGGTACTAACCATATTAAAAGTGAGAACGGCTATTAATAAAGGAAGTTCTTATATAGTAGCAAACAGTTATGAAGGAACTTTGTTAGGGGTTTCTTTTGATGGAAAAATTCTTTGGAAAAATGCTTTGTCTGGTTTTATGAATCATGATGTTTGGGTACGAGATTTAGATAATGATGGTAAAGATGAAATTTTAGCAGCAAATGCTGATGGGAATATTTATTGTTTAAATGCTGAAGGAAAATTATTGTGGAGTTTTAAAAAGAATGATGCACCTATGTTTGCAGTTACTGCAATTAAAAAAGACAATAAAATGTATGTTGTAGCTGGTGGCTTTGATAAGAAAATCTATTACTTAGATGCAAAAGGGAAGGAAGTAAAAGAAATTGAAACGTCCACTTTTTCAATTGAAAAATCATATAAAAAAGTTGGTCAAAAAAGAGCTCCGAATAATGTGAGCATGACTAATTTTATAAGAGTTGTAGAGAACAAAGACCAGACCGAAACTTTAGTAGTTTTGGGTACCAACAATCACATGCAGAATGTAGGAACTTTGTACTTTTTTAATCCTTTAGAAAATCTTCCTTTTAAAAAGAAACCAATTCAACAAGATAAATCTGTAAAGGGAAAACTAAGAATTAGACCCATAGGAGATTTAAAAATTGTTGATTATGATAATGATGGTGAAAAGGAAATTTTATTGGGTGCATCTGCTCATGTAAATGATTTGTTGGTAACATTGTACAGTATTAAAGAAGATACATTTACTTTTCATAAATTAGATAAAATTAGTTTTGGTTATGATATTGCACATTCTGAAGTGATTAAACAAAACGGAAAAGATATTTTATTATCAAGAGCCGGAAGTCAAATTCATTTATATGAAAAAGGGAATTATAAAACTTCTGTAGAAAGATTGGTAAGTACGTATGCGTATAATGATTTATGGAAAGACCCAACAACAAATAATATTATTTTGGCAAGTAGCCAAAGTGGAGGAAGTCAGATTCATATTATCAATACAGAAAATAAAAATTGGAAAAAGGAATTTAAAAACTTACATCCTCAAGGTAAAATTGCTTCCATTTTAGAGAACACAAAAATTATCAGAAATAATTTAGATCAGTTTCAGAAACCAGATTATCAAGAAAAATCACAACCGGTTTATTTTATGACCGAAAAAGTACCGGATAATTTAGTAGGTTTAAAAAATGAAATTTCTAAAAATTATGATTCGCCAGTTTTCTTAAACTCATTACACATGAGAGAAGTAGAAAATTGGGATCGTTCTCAAGTCACCAATGAAAAATATAAAAATTCTAGAGATAGAAGAAAGAAATATACATTAACAAGTGATGAAGCTTTAACGCAAATTACCAATCAGTTTAATGGAGAACCAGGTATTGCTTATTGGGCAGGTCATGGTAACGATCCGTATATGTTTCATATAAACACTACAAAGAAAGTTGTAGATATGGCTAACGGAAAGAAAACAGTTTTAATTTATCCAGAAATGGAAGATCATTCAGATAATTTAAACTTTTTGGTCGATGATTTAGTGTATCCTTTGGCAAAATATGTACAAGGAAAAAATGCCAATATATTTTTAAGGTCTAAGCATGTTTCTTGGTTGGGTAGTAATTATAACAAACCTTGGTCTCGATTAATGTCTGGCGAGTTTGCAGATGTTTTTGTTCCTTCTATGGAAGAAACTACAGATAAATCTATGGAACTTAGTTTGGCAGGTAGAACTGGTATGTGGGCAAGTGGAGCAGTCAATTCTTGGGGAACAAGGTCTGTGCCAGACAATGCTTCTTTTGATAGATCTAGACAATTAGGATACCAGAGGTTGCCAAATCATTTTTTAAGAATGTTAATTTTTCACACTTCTTACGGAGCACAATACATTAATAACTTTGCGGTAGATCAAGACTATTTAAGTGTTTATTGGGAGTTGATTGCAAAAGGAGCTTTATATGTGCCAAAAAGAAATGAAATTTTAAGTTTTTCGCCAGTTCATGTAAGTATGAAAGAACCAGATCATCATTATATAGATGAAGGTTCTAATGTAAAATGGAGTATTTTTTATGATGAAGAATTTGAAAAAAATAATCCGTATGCAATTAGTAGATTAAGTGGTTCTTGGCCAGGAGCAGCAGTTACAGAATGGGATTTTTCTAGATATGCTGCAGGAGTAAAAGAAAGAAGATTAAACTTTTTAGCGCCTTATGAAAACGGATTGGTATTAATTACACCACCTCAAAAAGGAGTTTTTGCTCAGAAAAATGTAGTAAGAAAATCACTTTCAGAAAATTTACACCCTTTTTATAAAAACATTTTAAAGGAATATATTACAGACGGACATAATTATTATTCAGCGGATGGAAGTCAAACTTATAAAGCCGATGAATATTACAAAATAATAGAAAAAGAGATTAAAGAAAGTGCTAAAAAGCTACCTGTTACTGTTTCTGGTGATGTTGCTTGGGTAGTTGCACAAACCTCTCCAAAACATTTAAGATTAACCATTTTAGATAACGGGTATATCAACCCGGAAGAGAGCTCTGCAATTGTAAGTTTTAATGATATTAAGATAAAAAAAATTACTGATATTTTAAGTGAAGAAGCGTTTAAAGTAGAAAATTCTTCATTAAAAATAAATATCCCTTTAGGTGCTTTTAGATTTATAGATATAGAGTTAGAGAAGGCGTTTTAA
- a CDS encoding hybrid sensor histidine kinase/response regulator transcription factor codes for MLKKYCFAFLLTFFCVISFFSQEKEIEYAKKITISDGLAHNGVTSVLNDSNGFLWVGTYEGINKYDGYKLVTFKNTIDKDILTSNRVRSITEDHKKNIWIGTDQGVTIYKSSQEKFVKLYSNKLMGKDNSGPIIRKVFINKKNNKIYCLTEGNGVFLFDENYKLINRFVPKVNEPNNLKFYDVLELNDENLVFITSQGLYFFDILKNSFKRILDKNINYATGITKVNESLFLINLEYGLGVVCYNAEKNEFTFKEQILSEKQLNNLSIDNNGDLWVGTLNKGIIKINDIKKNLTCKSIKPFKIQYFNDGVDRLRISSIISAANNIWVGTFNKGLYQFDIKETPFKKYNKKMGYKYGIASNTITHFSDLDSKRVYITGVFGGLALFNTETELFEPLPFNVPKNQLLSVSSVFVDSKKNTWLKIAGVGFFRVKPGSRNLEKITSSNFINSPLQAFRSFTEDRYGNIWIGASQGVFKITIDNSNTIKNIESLNDNPYFDSKKIALARYIYADPQKNFIWIGVDSDGLFRVDNLKGTPLEELSIHQFLNDKNDKTSISSNFVTSILRLPNGDLWVGTESGGICKVETKDNGLTFTSFTEKDGLSNNVVKSILADNDNSLWISTNIGLNKFDLKSKVFRKFNLVDGLPFEDFLFSSEKLKNGTLLFSGVDGFCYFNPDKIINKEELPKVQLENFKIFNRTISPGDTIKDRVILKSSLSELNEIQLQHDENVFSFDIASLHFSNPKNHSLKYKLHPINKDWVVTASNNNVVNYSGLQPGKYELSFMASNSLNEWTAPKKLKIVIVPPFWKTNTAYFIYALLILLILYLIISTITKIQSLNHNVAIEKLEKDSVKELNESKLRFFSNISHEIKTPITLISGPVDVLLDRYKNNLDVSEKLSLVKRQTKKIKQLVDQVHDFRRAEANLLKMHYTRFNFNDFLQELANDFMFLASKDQKEFQLVAKNKNIIVSGDKSKIEKICNNLINNAFKYTKAGDTIKIEFSYDEKDLNVSVTDTGMGIDEVDLEHVFERFYQSESTQKEHIAGSGIGLAFSKKLVEMHYGYINATSKVNEGTTISFQLPIVKQQVEEDEVLDKKTVELPKEKEIVIDKQIVEEDLTTVTVSGEFSDALVFYAEDNLEMRTYVTGILSKYFTVRAFRDGQECLEALENNWPDIVISDVQMPQLNGLDLCIAIKSDLKTSHIPVILLTALINIEDHVRGLRDGADAYIKKPFNVQRLITNTEALLNNRKQLRERYQVGIPLTKENNKNNRNDNAFLEKLYSIMEENLDNQDFDINTLAKELYLNRTHFYQKVKVLTNQTPFELIKMYRLKKAAQFLVNQKLSVNEVFLMTGFKSRTHFTKIFKEKYNVSPSKYGAENDNKLS; via the coding sequence ATGTTAAAAAAATATTGCTTCGCTTTTTTACTTACATTTTTTTGTGTAATTAGCTTTTTTTCTCAAGAAAAAGAAATTGAGTATGCAAAAAAAATCACTATTTCTGATGGTTTAGCGCATAATGGAGTTACCTCCGTTTTAAATGACAGCAATGGTTTTTTATGGGTTGGAACTTATGAGGGAATTAATAAATATGATGGTTACAAGCTAGTTACTTTTAAAAATACTATAGATAAAGATATTCTTACAAGTAACAGAGTTAGGTCTATTACAGAAGATCATAAAAAAAATATTTGGATTGGTACGGATCAGGGTGTAACGATATATAAGTCTTCTCAAGAAAAATTTGTGAAATTATATTCCAATAAACTTATGGGAAAAGACAACAGTGGCCCCATAATAAGAAAAGTTTTTATTAATAAGAAAAACAACAAGATTTACTGTTTAACAGAAGGTAACGGAGTCTTTCTCTTCGATGAAAATTATAAGTTAATAAATCGCTTTGTTCCAAAAGTAAACGAACCTAACAATTTAAAGTTTTATGATGTTTTAGAATTGAATGATGAAAATTTAGTCTTTATCACATCACAAGGTTTGTATTTTTTTGATATCCTAAAAAATAGTTTTAAAAGGATATTGGATAAAAATATCAATTATGCAACCGGAATTACTAAAGTAAATGAATCTCTATTTTTAATTAATTTAGAGTATGGTTTAGGAGTAGTTTGCTACAATGCGGAAAAAAATGAATTTACTTTTAAAGAACAAATATTATCAGAAAAGCAGTTAAATAACTTAAGTATAGATAATAATGGAGATTTATGGGTAGGTACTTTAAATAAGGGGATTATTAAAATTAATGACATTAAAAAGAACCTAACCTGTAAAAGTATAAAACCTTTTAAAATACAATATTTTAATGATGGTGTAGATAGATTAAGAATTAGTAGTATAATTTCTGCGGCTAATAACATTTGGGTTGGTACTTTTAATAAAGGTTTATATCAGTTTGATATAAAAGAAACGCCTTTTAAGAAGTATAATAAAAAAATGGGGTACAAATATGGTATTGCATCTAATACGATTACTCATTTTTCTGATTTAGATAGTAAAAGAGTCTATATTACTGGTGTTTTTGGAGGTCTTGCTTTGTTTAATACAGAAACAGAATTATTTGAACCCTTACCTTTTAATGTACCTAAAAATCAATTATTAAGTGTTTCTTCTGTTTTTGTAGATTCAAAAAAAAATACTTGGCTAAAAATTGCAGGGGTTGGTTTCTTTAGGGTAAAACCAGGAAGTAGAAATCTAGAAAAAATTACATCTAGTAATTTTATAAATAGTCCATTACAAGCTTTTAGATCTTTTACCGAAGATAGATATGGAAATATTTGGATTGGTGCTAGTCAAGGTGTTTTTAAAATAACTATAGATAATTCAAATACAATTAAAAATATAGAATCTTTAAATGATAACCCTTATTTTGATTCTAAAAAAATTGCATTAGCAAGATATATTTATGCAGATCCACAAAAGAATTTTATCTGGATTGGAGTCGATTCAGATGGATTGTTTAGAGTTGATAATCTTAAAGGTACACCATTAGAAGAGTTAAGTATTCATCAATTTTTAAATGATAAAAATGATAAAACTTCAATATCAAGTAATTTTGTAACTTCAATTTTAAGGTTGCCAAATGGCGATTTATGGGTTGGAACCGAGAGTGGTGGAATTTGTAAAGTAGAAACAAAAGATAATGGACTAACCTTTACTTCTTTTACAGAAAAAGATGGACTTTCAAATAATGTTGTAAAGAGTATATTGGCAGATAATGATAATAGTTTATGGATTTCTACTAATATTGGTTTAAATAAATTCGATTTAAAAAGTAAGGTTTTTAGAAAGTTTAATTTGGTAGATGGTTTGCCTTTTGAAGACTTTTTATTTTCTTCAGAAAAATTGAAGAACGGTACACTTCTTTTTTCTGGAGTAGATGGTTTTTGTTATTTTAATCCGGATAAGATTATTAATAAAGAAGAATTGCCTAAAGTTCAATTAGAGAATTTTAAAATATTTAATCGTACAATTTCTCCCGGAGATACCATTAAAGATAGGGTGATTTTAAAAAGTAGTTTATCAGAATTAAATGAGATACAACTACAACATGATGAAAACGTGTTTTCTTTTGATATTGCAAGCCTACATTTTTCTAATCCTAAAAACCATTCATTAAAGTATAAGTTACATCCAATTAATAAAGATTGGGTAGTAACAGCATCAAATAATAATGTTGTTAACTACAGTGGTTTACAACCAGGAAAGTATGAGTTAAGTTTTATGGCTTCGAATTCATTAAATGAATGGACAGCACCTAAAAAGCTTAAGATTGTAATTGTTCCTCCTTTTTGGAAAACCAACACTGCTTATTTTATTTACGCATTGTTAATTTTACTAATACTTTATTTAATTATTTCGACGATCACTAAAATTCAATCTTTAAATCATAATGTAGCCATAGAGAAATTAGAAAAAGACTCTGTAAAAGAATTAAATGAATCTAAATTACGGTTTTTCTCTAACATTTCTCATGAAATTAAAACACCAATAACACTTATTTCTGGTCCTGTAGATGTTTTATTAGATCGGTATAAGAATAATTTAGATGTGTCGGAAAAATTAAGTTTGGTGAAACGTCAAACTAAAAAAATAAAACAATTAGTAGATCAAGTTCACGATTTTAGAAGGGCAGAAGCTAATTTGTTAAAAATGCATTATACGCGTTTTAACTTTAATGATTTTTTACAAGAATTAGCAAATGATTTTATGTTTTTGGCAAGTAAAGATCAGAAAGAATTTCAGCTTGTTGCTAAAAATAAAAATATTATAGTCTCTGGTGATAAGAGTAAAATTGAAAAGATTTGCAATAATTTAATTAACAATGCTTTTAAATATACCAAGGCAGGAGACACTATTAAAATTGAATTTAGTTATGATGAGAAAGATTTAAATGTATCTGTTACAGATACAGGAATGGGAATAGATGAGGTAGATTTAGAGCATGTTTTTGAAAGGTTTTATCAATCGGAATCTACGCAAAAGGAGCATATTGCAGGTTCTGGTATTGGTTTGGCTTTTTCAAAAAAATTAGTAGAGATGCATTATGGTTACATAAATGCAACTAGTAAAGTTAATGAAGGAACTACTATAAGTTTTCAATTACCAATAGTAAAACAACAAGTAGAAGAAGATGAAGTTTTAGATAAAAAAACGGTAGAGTTACCAAAAGAAAAAGAAATTGTAATTGATAAACAAATTGTAGAAGAAGATTTAACAACGGTAACTGTTAGTGGCGAATTTTCTGATGCTTTAGTTTTTTATGCTGAAGATAATTTAGAAATGAGAACCTACGTTACGGGTATTTTGTCTAAATATTTTACAGTTAGGGCTTTTAGAGACGGACAAGAATGTTTAGAGGCTTTAGAAAATAATTGGCCAGATATTGTAATTAGTGATGTGCAAATGCCACAGCTAAATGGCTTAGATTTATGTATTGCAATTAAATCTGATTTAAAAACAAGTCATATCCCTGTAATTTTACTTACAGCATTAATAAATATAGAAGATCATGTTAGAGGCTTAAGAGATGGAGCAGATGCCTACATAAAGAAACCTTTTAATGTACAGCGTTTAATTACAAATACAGAAGCGTTACTTAATAACAGAAAACAATTAAGAGAAAGGTATCAGGTTGGTATTCCGTTAACCAAAGAAAATAATAAGAATAATAGAAATGACAATGCTTTTTTAGAGAAGCTTTATAGTATTATGGAAGAGAATCTAGATAATCAAGATTTTGACATTAATACACTAGCCAAAGAATTGTATTTGAATAGAACACATTTTTACCAAAAAGTAAAAGTATTGACCAATCAAACTCCTTTTGAGTTGATAAAAATGTATCGTTTAAAAAAGGCAGCACAATTTCTGGTAAATCAAAAATTATCTGTAAACGAAGTTTTTTTAATGACAGGTTTTAAAAGTAGAACACATTTTACAAAAATTTTTAAAGAAAAATACAACGTCTCACCAAGTAAATATGGGGCAGAGAACGATAATAAACTTTCATAA
- a CDS encoding sulfatase has translation MYLKRTNYIKILFAIVVLGFIACKEKQKEVAQVSKSNQPNIILFVADDHGTDAIGAYGNPVIKTPNLDQLASEGVKFTNAYCTSASCAASRSVILSGKFGHATGSYGHVHDYHHFSTYDTETSLPVIMEKSGYETARIGKYHVAPEKVYHFNQVLEADPRNTVEMADACADVLKSDKPFFLYFCTDDPHRGHPFEPEQWDTPNSFGNKKEGYKDVETVIYNPEDVLVPSFLPDTKQTREEIAQYYQSISRIDQGFGKLMKMLQETGKADNTIVIYISDNGMAFPGAKTTVNEPGIKLPCIIKDPTKGTKGTTNKAMISWVDLTPTILDMAKIEFKKEQFHGKSFNSILDKADPEGWDEIYASHTFHEITMYYPMRVVRSKNYKLIWNIAYRLEYPFASDLWASSTWQSIYRNKIEYFGPKKVQDFLFRPKFELYDLSKDKNELDNLAYKEEFSDVLESMKSKMKKFQKETSDPWMIMWGHDASLQGSGVNL, from the coding sequence ATGTATTTAAAAAGGACTAATTATATAAAAATACTATTTGCAATAGTTGTATTGGGGTTTATTGCGTGTAAAGAAAAACAAAAGGAAGTTGCGCAGGTATCAAAAAGTAATCAACCAAATATTATTTTATTTGTTGCAGATGATCACGGTACCGATGCCATTGGTGCGTATGGAAATCCGGTTATTAAAACTCCAAATTTAGATCAATTAGCATCAGAAGGAGTAAAGTTTACAAACGCCTATTGTACCAGTGCAAGTTGTGCGGCAAGTAGATCTGTTATTTTATCAGGTAAATTTGGTCACGCAACAGGATCTTATGGTCACGTGCATGATTATCATCACTTTAGTACGTATGATACAGAAACGTCTTTACCTGTTATTATGGAGAAATCTGGTTACGAAACTGCAAGAATTGGTAAATACCATGTAGCTCCAGAAAAAGTGTATCACTTTAATCAGGTTTTAGAAGCAGATCCTAGAAATACCGTTGAAATGGCAGATGCTTGTGCCGATGTTTTAAAATCAGACAAACCATTTTTCTTATACTTCTGTACAGATGATCCTCATAGAGGACACCCTTTTGAACCAGAACAATGGGATACACCGAATAGTTTTGGAAATAAAAAAGAAGGTTATAAAGATGTAGAAACTGTAATTTATAATCCAGAAGATGTTTTAGTCCCTTCTTTTTTACCAGACACAAAACAGACTAGAGAAGAAATTGCACAATATTACCAGAGTATTTCTAGAATAGACCAAGGTTTTGGTAAGTTGATGAAAATGTTACAAGAAACGGGTAAGGCAGATAACACTATTGTTATTTATATTTCTGATAACGGAATGGCTTTTCCAGGTGCTAAAACTACCGTTAATGAACCAGGAATTAAATTGCCTTGTATTATAAAAGATCCAACAAAGGGTACAAAAGGGACAACAAATAAAGCGATGATTTCTTGGGTAGATTTAACACCAACCATTTTAGATATGGCAAAAATTGAATTTAAAAAAGAGCAATTTCACGGAAAATCGTTCAATTCAATTTTAGATAAAGCAGATCCAGAAGGTTGGGACGAAATTTATGCTTCACATACGTTTCATGAAATTACTATGTACTACCCAATGAGAGTGGTTAGAAGTAAAAATTACAAGTTAATTTGGAATATTGCTTATAGGTTAGAGTATCCTTTTGCATCCGATTTATGGGCGTCTTCTACTTGGCAAAGTATTTATAGGAACAAAATAGAATATTTTGGACCTAAAAAAGTACAAGATTTTCTATTTAGACCAAAATTTGAATTGTATGATTTATCAAAAGATAAAAATGAGCTAGATAATCTTGCATATAAAGAAGAATTTAGTGATGTCTTAGAGTCGATGAAAAGTAAGATGAAAAAATTTCAAAAAGAGACCTCAGATCCTTGGATGATTATGTGGGGGCATGATGCATCTTTACAAGGTTCTGGAGTTAATTTATAA
- a CDS encoding right-handed parallel beta-helix repeat-containing protein, with the protein MINSLYKIVAVFIFFATINSNATEIINIKHSKGDMTLVVREAIENAKTKDIKLVFEKGNYFFKTDYAVGKFLYVTNHGNGFKKIIFNFENFNSVEIEGNDSEFIFRGQTLPFVFDGLHKIDVKNITIDWDIPFSFQGDVTAVNEKEQWYELKPYTKGFSWKLSKGRIEFPGINHFNFTSLGSSLPHNKETKAVDYGAWDASLESNFVEKRPNGILRFYDKNLKKYPRVGSVLQSKGDKLNNRYAPAFLTRNSKNIEFNNVTIHHALGMGFLFERSEDIKILNSGIYIRKGSDRVMSIVADATHFANCKGDILIEGCRLEGMYDDGTNVHGTYVEVKEILNDKTVRIALMHDQQMGFEFAGINDEVWFIKQPNPQRAEINTVTAVKVINDYYTDVTFKNEIPAGLKTGDLLENKTWNPTFTMRKNIIRDHRARNIIIKTPKKIIIEDNDLSSMMSSIMLRGETFYWFESGNVEEVIIRNNRFVDCATGGSEHAILKVSPRLGKSFDDTITYDRNITFENNFIETFDNRIIWADRVDGLIIKGNTIKQTNTFKVQFPDAYMFDLIHCKNVEISKNSYSGDNKNILKADEASKKELKFKSNKGLK; encoded by the coding sequence ATGATAAACAGTTTATATAAAATAGTAGCAGTATTTATTTTTTTTGCAACGATCAATAGCAATGCAACTGAAATAATTAATATAAAGCACAGCAAAGGAGATATGACTTTGGTTGTGAGAGAAGCAATTGAAAATGCAAAAACCAAAGACATTAAATTGGTGTTTGAAAAAGGAAATTACTTTTTTAAAACAGATTATGCGGTTGGTAAATTCTTGTATGTTACAAATCATGGAAATGGGTTTAAAAAAATCATTTTTAATTTTGAAAACTTTAATTCCGTTGAAATAGAAGGAAATGATTCTGAATTTATTTTTAGAGGTCAAACATTACCATTTGTATTTGATGGATTACATAAGATTGATGTAAAAAACATAACTATAGATTGGGATATTCCTTTTTCTTTTCAAGGAGATGTTACTGCAGTAAATGAAAAAGAACAGTGGTATGAGCTAAAACCATATACAAAAGGGTTTTCATGGAAACTTAGTAAAGGTAGGATTGAATTTCCTGGAATCAATCATTTTAATTTTACGTCTTTAGGCAGCTCTTTGCCACACAATAAAGAAACAAAAGCAGTAGATTATGGAGCTTGGGATGCAAGCTTAGAATCTAATTTTGTAGAAAAAAGACCGAATGGAATTTTACGTTTTTATGATAAAAACCTTAAAAAATATCCAAGAGTAGGTTCTGTATTACAATCTAAAGGAGATAAATTAAACAATAGATATGCTCCTGCTTTTTTAACTAGAAATTCTAAAAACATAGAGTTTAATAATGTGACCATTCATCACGCTTTAGGAATGGGTTTTTTGTTTGAAAGATCTGAAGATATTAAAATTTTAAATTCAGGAATTTATATTAGAAAAGGCTCAGACAGAGTAATGTCTATTGTTGCAGATGCAACACATTTTGCAAATTGTAAAGGTGATATTTTAATTGAAGGTTGCCGACTTGAAGGCATGTATGATGATGGAACAAACGTACATGGAACCTATGTTGAAGTAAAAGAAATTCTAAATGATAAAACCGTTAGAATCGCCTTAATGCACGATCAACAAATGGGATTTGAGTTTGCAGGAATCAATGATGAGGTTTGGTTTATAAAACAACCAAATCCGCAAAGAGCGGAAATAAATACGGTAACTGCTGTAAAAGTAATTAACGATTATTATACAGATGTAACTTTTAAAAATGAAATTCCTGCAGGTTTAAAAACTGGAGATCTATTAGAAAACAAAACATGGAATCCTACTTTTACCATGCGAAAAAATATAATTAGAGATCACAGAGCAAGAAACATCATTATTAAAACTCCAAAGAAAATTATTATAGAAGACAACGATTTATCTTCTATGATGTCTTCCATTATGTTAAGGGGAGAAACGTTTTATTGGTTCGAATCTGGTAATGTAGAAGAAGTAATTATCAGAAATAACAGATTTGTAGATTGTGCAACAGGAGGCTCTGAACACGCAATTTTAAAAGTATCTCCAAGATTAGGGAAATCGTTTGATGATACGATAACGTATGATAGAAATATCACTTTCGAAAACAATTTTATTGAAACATTTGACAATAGAATAATTTGGGCAGATAGGGTAGATGGACTAATAATTAAAGGAAATACCATTAAACAAACCAACACTTTTAAAGTTCAGTTTCCAGATGCTTATATGTTCGATTTGATACATTGTAAGAATGTAGAAATTTCTAAAAACTCTTATTCAGGGGATAATAAAAATATTTTAAAAGCAGATGAAGCTTCTAAAAAAGAGTTGAAATTTAAGAGTAATAAAGGTTTAAAATAA